A DNA window from Desertifilum tharense IPPAS B-1220 contains the following coding sequences:
- a CDS encoding CocE/NonD family hydrolase, translating into MLNVLPPETASMTTRDGIRLDADIYRPEAEGEFPVLLMRQPYGRKIASTVVYAHPSWYAAHGYIVVIQDVRGRGTSQGEFRLFAHEVEDGVDTVNWAAKLPGSTGEVGMYGFSYQGMTQLYAASGKPAALKTVCPAMVGYDLYADWAYEGGAFCLYANYGWAIQLAAETARLRQDAIAFRLLYNASRNLPFYDGDPRLDESLRKYAPHYYEWVEHHQPDEYWQKLSPNLQGADLPMLHIGGWFDTFMRGTLRLYREMAARSAYSQHLVVGPWGHLPWGRKVGMVDFGADAASPVDQIQMNWFNRFLKQWDRPELEMPKVALFEMGSNQWRSHSKFPSPQPQSYYLLSTGLAAMDEREGLLGTASSSQEVVDTLVHDPWRPVPAMGGHASAPSGPGDRASIDCRSDVLTYTTVQLTEPLTLIGEMVVEVYCQADTPSYDLCAVLSEVRPDGRVFNFTQGYIRVDNSQSPVRISLQPTYMQIAKGHALRLSLSAACFPAYPVNPGTGATFRETRLIDAQIMTLSVGSGGNSPSRLLLRDL; encoded by the coding sequence ATGTTGAATGTTCTCCCGCCCGAAACTGCATCGATGACGACTCGCGATGGTATTCGCCTGGATGCGGATATCTATCGCCCAGAGGCGGAAGGCGAGTTTCCGGTTCTGTTGATGCGCCAACCCTACGGGCGCAAAATTGCCTCGACTGTGGTTTATGCCCATCCGAGTTGGTACGCCGCCCACGGTTATATTGTGGTGATTCAGGATGTGCGGGGGCGGGGAACCTCTCAGGGGGAGTTTAGGCTATTCGCCCATGAGGTGGAAGATGGCGTCGATACGGTGAATTGGGCGGCGAAGTTGCCAGGAAGTACGGGCGAGGTGGGGATGTATGGGTTTTCCTATCAGGGGATGACGCAACTCTACGCGGCGTCGGGGAAACCTGCGGCTTTGAAAACGGTCTGTCCGGCGATGGTCGGTTACGATTTATATGCAGATTGGGCCTATGAAGGGGGGGCGTTCTGTTTATATGCCAATTATGGCTGGGCGATACAATTAGCAGCGGAAACGGCACGGTTGCGACAAGATGCGATCGCCTTTCGCCTCCTCTACAATGCTTCGCGCAATCTCCCATTTTACGACGGCGATCCGCGCCTAGATGAAAGTCTGCGAAAATATGCCCCCCATTACTATGAGTGGGTGGAACATCATCAGCCGGATGAATATTGGCAAAAGCTATCCCCCAATTTGCAAGGGGCAGATTTACCGATGTTGCATATTGGCGGCTGGTTCGATACGTTTATGCGGGGAACGTTGCGCCTGTATCGAGAAATGGCGGCCCGGAGTGCGTATTCCCAGCATTTGGTGGTCGGCCCTTGGGGTCATTTACCGTGGGGTCGCAAGGTGGGAATGGTGGATTTTGGGGCAGATGCGGCGAGTCCGGTGGATCAAATTCAGATGAATTGGTTCAATCGATTTTTGAAGCAGTGGGATCGGCCAGAGTTGGAAATGCCCAAGGTAGCGTTGTTTGAGATGGGATCGAACCAATGGCGATCGCACTCGAAATTTCCTTCACCTCAACCCCAATCCTATTATCTCTTGAGTACGGGCTTGGCCGCGATGGATGAGCGGGAGGGCTTGTTAGGAACGGCGTCTTCTTCTCAGGAGGTTGTCGATACGTTAGTACACGATCCTTGGCGTCCGGTTCCGGCGATGGGGGGTCATGCTAGCGCCCCTTCTGGGCCTGGCGATCGCGCCAGTATTGACTGTCGTTCGGATGTGCTAACTTATACGACCGTGCAGTTGACGGAACCCTTAACGTTAATTGGGGAAATGGTCGTTGAGGTCTATTGTCAAGCCGATACCCCCAGTTACGATTTGTGCGCCGTTCTTTCGGAAGTCCGCCCGGATGGTCGGGTGTTTAACTTCACCCAAGGGTATATCCGGGTTGATAATTCTCAGTCTCCGGTTCGCATTTCTCTACAACCGACTTATATGCAGATTGCCAAAGGTCATGCTCTGCGCTTAAGTTTAAGTGCGGCTTGTTTTCCGGCTTATCCTGTTAATCCGGGAACGGGGGCAACTTTTAGAGAAACGCGTTTAATTGATGCTCAAATTATGACCCTAAGTGTGGGTTCGGGGGGGAATTCTCCCTCGCGTCTGTTGTTGCGCGATCTGTAA
- a CDS encoding cupin domain-containing protein — translation MEETRCVIPVIKSPTDYQAYRISPNDTNRLAIVFDPSTTDFSLTYCVEIFDIGGKTPPNRHQLAVEMFFVLKGEGLATCDGKSVRIQAGDSLLVPPTGTHVIENTGKDRLYALCIMIPNEDFAELIRSGTPVELDEEDLRVLRRSDVLVPY, via the coding sequence ATGGAAGAAACTCGCTGCGTGATTCCGGTGATCAAGTCGCCTACAGACTATCAAGCCTATCGTATTAGCCCCAACGATACTAACCGATTGGCAATAGTCTTCGATCCGAGTACCACAGATTTTTCTTTAACCTATTGCGTAGAAATCTTTGACATTGGTGGAAAAACGCCCCCCAACCGCCACCAGCTAGCAGTGGAAATGTTTTTTGTCCTCAAAGGTGAGGGGTTAGCCACCTGCGATGGTAAAAGCGTTCGCATTCAAGCCGGAGATAGCCTGCTGGTTCCGCCGACGGGAACCCATGTGATTGAGAATACGGGCAAAGACCGTCTCTATGCTTTGTGTATTATGATTCCCAATGAAGATTTTGCGGAGTTGATCCGCAGCGGAACGCCTGTGGAATTGGATGAAGAAGATCTGCGCGTGTTAAGGCGGTCGGACGTTCTGGTACCGTATTAG
- a CDS encoding cysteine hydrolase family protein: MIDRTLHPLGTPPNAWGVDEKIADITRPPLTPKTVELQAETKTLRLDLAKAALIIIDMQNDFCHPDGWLAHIGVDVTPARKPIAPLQQALPLFRAAGVPIIWINWGNRPDLLNISAGLRHVYNPTGTGIGLGDPLPKNNAPVLMAGSWAAAVVDELEQLPEDIRVDKYRMSGFWDTALDSILRNLGKTTLFFGGVNADQCVMATLQDANFLGYDCILVKELTATTSPEFCWQATLYNVNQCFGFVCDFQAIVEAIA; the protein is encoded by the coding sequence ATGATCGACCGAACTTTACACCCCCTCGGAACCCCTCCTAATGCGTGGGGAGTTGATGAAAAAATCGCAGATATCACCCGTCCCCCGCTGACGCCTAAAACTGTGGAGTTGCAGGCCGAAACCAAAACCCTGCGCCTCGACTTAGCTAAAGCCGCCTTAATTATTATTGATATGCAAAACGACTTCTGTCATCCTGATGGTTGGCTGGCGCATATTGGTGTAGATGTTACTCCAGCAAGGAAACCCATTGCCCCTTTACAACAAGCCTTACCCCTGTTTCGGGCGGCGGGCGTTCCCATTATTTGGATTAACTGGGGCAACCGTCCTGACTTGCTCAATATTAGCGCGGGTTTGCGCCATGTTTATAACCCCACGGGTACAGGCATTGGTTTGGGCGATCCGTTACCCAAGAATAACGCCCCCGTGTTGATGGCGGGAAGTTGGGCGGCGGCGGTAGTCGATGAACTCGAACAACTCCCGGAGGATATTCGCGTTGATAAGTACAGGATGAGCGGTTTTTGGGATACGGCGCTTGATAGTATTTTGCGGAATCTAGGCAAAACGACGCTATTTTTTGGGGGCGTTAATGCGGATCAATGCGTGATGGCGACTTTGCAAGATGCGAACTTTCTGGGGTATGACTGCATTCTAGTCAAGGAGTTGACCGCAACCACCTCACCGGAGTTTTGCTGGCAGGCTACTTTATATAACGTCAACCAATGTTTTGGTTTTGTCTGCGATTTCCAGGCTATTGTGGAAGCGATCGCCTAA
- a CDS encoding PRC-barrel domain-containing protein — protein MTTATVLRQTQLLNRLVLDLKTAEELGQVERLWIDPTLHQIVGVVCKSGLFGGKKYTFGWAQISAIGDSVIVDRDRELDPNQPLPQESLIGHEVWTDTGNKAGGVVDYLFNPQTGEILYYMYTSSGWAGVMGSKYILAPTEITSLGSKRLIAQNAAIQNSISHRDAIQQNLIQVKLLPDEQREQEEIAALEGDVQSFFDRGKAIADQVAKRAKETAEGVTEKAKEQYIQLRAELEAAEQTETPTPPPVIIDIDEDSVEVLPLTPPEVEIIETQTTPFPEKAE, from the coding sequence GTGACTACAGCAACGGTACTTCGCCAAACGCAGTTATTAAATCGTCTCGTCTTGGATCTTAAAACGGCTGAAGAATTGGGACAGGTAGAACGGCTGTGGATCGATCCCACTCTGCATCAAATTGTCGGGGTTGTCTGCAAGTCCGGTTTATTTGGCGGTAAAAAATATACATTTGGCTGGGCGCAGATTAGTGCAATTGGCGATAGCGTGATTGTGGATCGCGATCGCGAACTCGATCCCAATCAACCCCTTCCCCAAGAAAGCCTCATCGGCCATGAAGTCTGGACAGATACCGGAAATAAAGCCGGTGGGGTGGTAGACTACCTGTTTAATCCCCAAACTGGCGAAATTCTTTATTATATGTATACTTCTAGCGGCTGGGCGGGGGTTATGGGCAGCAAGTACATCTTAGCCCCAACCGAAATCACCAGTTTGGGTAGCAAGCGCCTAATTGCTCAGAATGCGGCGATTCAAAATAGTATTTCCCATCGGGATGCGATTCAGCAAAATCTGATTCAAGTGAAGCTACTCCCCGACGAACAGCGCGAACAAGAAGAGATCGCTGCTCTAGAAGGGGATGTACAATCATTTTTCGATCGAGGAAAAGCGATCGCCGATCAAGTCGCCAAACGCGCCAAGGAAACCGCCGAAGGTGTCACCGAAAAGGCTAAAGAACAATACATCCAACTCCGCGCCGAACTCGAAGCCGCCGAACAAACCGAAACCCCCACCCCTCCCCCAGTCATCATTGATATTGATGAAGACTCAGTAGAAGTCCTCCCCCTCACTCCCCCAGAGGTCGAAATTATCGAAACTCAAACGACACCTTTCCCAGAAAAAGCTGAATAA
- a CDS encoding Txe/YoeB family addiction module toxin has protein sequence MGNESEQKQNREAVFQPEFIEDLEYWVETDRKMALRIIKLVKEILREPFEGTGKPEPLKYNLAGCWSRRINQEHRMVYRVSDRQIDFLQARYHYE, from the coding sequence ATGGGTAACGAGAGCGAACAGAAACAGAATCGCGAAGCTGTATTTCAGCCTGAGTTTATAGAAGATCTGGAATATTGGGTTGAAACAGATCGAAAAATGGCACTCCGCATTATCAAGCTAGTCAAAGAAATTCTTCGCGAACCCTTTGAAGGCACGGGTAAGCCAGAACCTCTAAAATACAACTTAGCTGGGTGCTGGTCGCGCCGTATTAATCAGGAACACAGAATGGTGTATAGAGTTAGCGATCGCCAGATTGATTTTCTGCAAGCTCGTTATCACTACGAATAA